Proteins from a genomic interval of Medicago truncatula cultivar Jemalong A17 chromosome 3, MtrunA17r5.0-ANR, whole genome shotgun sequence:
- the LOC112419788 gene encoding uncharacterized protein produces the protein MESSASSISELPSNQRKGQSSRAPLMTIESNRPSFLAVCTEIICELDPLFVAEYFDELQEQWMLQDGIGNCHQVEFNKILTIPILTTGWHQFRDFYHITLNPLMSFTYLGHSVFQIKIFDGSTPKNEYPRYHRLTTCITRDLTYQLTVPENSIVSSKLILPTDLGNFLQAKNHEYLRLCGTANNVTICKLLFINDPQTNTTIVIIGSGWRRFCLSNRIAPGTLLEFKCDSVMAKNIIIVFRLTRQY, from the exons ATGGAGTCCAGTGCTTCCTCTATCAGTGAACTACCATCAAATCAAAGAAAAGGGCAATCCAGCAGAGCTCCATTGATGACAATTGAATCCAATAGACCTTCTTTCTTAGCTGTTTGCACAGAG atTATTTGCGAATTAGATCCACTTTTTGTTGCAGAATATTTCGATGAACTACAAGAACAATGGATGCTACAAGATGGTATTGGCAATTGTCATCAAGTTGAATTTAACAAAATCCTCACCATACCAATACTTACTACCGGTTGGCATcaatttagagatttttatCATATCACATTGAATCCACTTATGTCTTTCACATATTTAGGTCATAGTGTATTCCAAATCAAAATATTCGATGGTTCTACACCAAAAAATGAATATCCACGTTACCATAGATTGACTACTTGCATTACTCGAGATCTAACATATCAACTCACAGTTCCAGAAAATTCAATTGTTAGTTCAAAATTG ATTTTACCAACTGATCTTGGCAACTTTTTACAAGCTAAAAACCATGAATATCTTAGATTATGTGGAACAGCTAACAACGTCACAATATGTAAATTGCTATTTATAAATGATCCACAAACAAATACCACAATTGTTATAATTGGAAGTGGATGGAGAAGATTTTGCTTAAGCAATCGCATTGCTCCTGGGACTCTTCTAGAATTTAAGTGTGACTCTGTCATGGCAAAAAACATCATTATTGTATTTAGATTAACTAGACAATATTAA